In Xylanibacter ruminicola 23, a single genomic region encodes these proteins:
- a CDS encoding RagB/SusD family nutrient uptake outer membrane protein, giving the protein MKKNQIYHTAQSLLAGVVFGLTLASCESLDQGNLSELAESNLPQSDADAKALVNAVYSSDIELATTYMYLIDLTTETTVSGENPNGGGGMLGLLSWDGTNSYVVSLWRAVYASLARANDTIEKLQTNPAGVSPEIASQVIGEAKFLRAYYLNYAVQLWGPVPVITSSKGGTNAVRNSETEVYQQIVADLEDAAARLPERSKQSQSDIGRASRGAALAALAKVYLTWAQVDDDLTDAQRKEYFGKSAQYAQQVIDSNEYSLEEDFYDNWNNQNRNGKESIFAIQFYLGSSTRDGDASGNNHLCHCSFSTSFSVSLPHIAPGPDNTVENSYLPGDQRKDVSFADSLWRPSTQNYFHFYFDADGDGIRESGFSRYNKYIDHDRVETSAADRAMNRQVIRLAEVYLVLAEAINERDGQPNQQAYDAFNKVRRRAFREDIFSAAAQSHDLKSGLDYEGFKSAIIQERSWEFVLEQKHLLDLKRWKILVKTIKNSALAKNFPEYNKQTIDFKHYRFPIPQAQRVVNPNLWQNYGYDGSDITTNPYVGRE; this is encoded by the coding sequence ATGAAAAAGAATCAGATATATCATACAGCGCAATCTCTGTTGGCAGGCGTGGTGTTCGGCTTGACACTTGCATCGTGCGAGTCGTTGGATCAGGGTAACCTGAGCGAGCTGGCCGAAAGCAATCTTCCTCAGAGCGATGCAGATGCCAAGGCACTTGTTAATGCCGTATATTCGTCGGATATTGAACTGGCCACTACTTACATGTATCTTATCGACCTCACTACCGAGACCACCGTGAGCGGTGAGAATCCTAATGGTGGCGGTGGCATGTTAGGACTGCTCTCATGGGATGGAACCAACTCCTATGTGGTGAGCCTGTGGCGTGCTGTATATGCCTCGCTGGCACGTGCTAACGATACCATCGAGAAGTTGCAGACTAATCCTGCAGGCGTGTCACCCGAGATTGCATCGCAGGTGATAGGCGAAGCCAAGTTTCTGCGTGCTTACTATCTGAACTATGCCGTGCAGCTGTGGGGGCCAGTGCCTGTCATCACCAGCAGCAAAGGCGGTACAAATGCAGTAAGAAACTCGGAGACAGAGGTTTATCAGCAGATAGTGGCCGACCTTGAGGATGCTGCAGCCCGACTGCCTGAGCGCAGTAAGCAGAGTCAGAGTGATATCGGTCGTGCCTCGCGTGGTGCAGCCTTGGCAGCCTTGGCAAAGGTTTACCTGACCTGGGCTCAGGTGGATGACGACCTGACCGATGCGCAGCGCAAGGAGTATTTCGGCAAGTCGGCTCAGTATGCACAGCAGGTGATCGATTCTAATGAATATAGTCTTGAAGAGGATTTCTATGACAACTGGAACAACCAGAACCGAAATGGTAAGGAGAGCATATTTGCCATCCAGTTCTATCTGGGATCAAGCACACGCGATGGCGATGCTTCGGGCAATAACCACCTGTGCCACTGCTCGTTCTCAACCAGCTTCAGCGTGTCGCTGCCACATATCGCACCGGGTCCGGACAACACCGTCGAGAATTCATATCTGCCGGGTGATCAGCGCAAGGATGTATCATTTGCCGACTCACTTTGGCGTCCTTCTACACAGAACTATTTCCACTTCTATTTTGATGCCGACGGTGATGGCATCCGCGAGTCGGGCTTCTCACGCTACAACAAGTACATCGACCATGACAGGGTTGAGACAAGTGCTGCCGACCGTGCTATGAACCGTCAGGTGATCCGTCTGGCTGAGGTGTATCTGGTACTGGCCGAGGCTATCAACGAGCGTGACGGACAGCCTAATCAGCAGGCCTATGATGCCTTCAACAAGGTGCGTCGCCGTGCATTCCGCGAGGATATCTTCAGCGCAGCAGCACAGTCACACGACCTGAAGTCAGGTCTTGACTACGAAGGCTTCAAGAGTGCCATCATACAGGAACGCTCATGGGAGTTCGTCCTGGAGCAGAAACATCTGCTCGACCTGAAGCGCTGGAAGATTCTGGTGAAGACCATTAAGAATAGTGCTTTGGCCAAGAACTTCCCAGAGTATAACAAGCAGACGATTGATTTCAAGCATTATCGTTTCCCCATCCCACAAGCACAGCGAGTAGTTAACCCCAATCTCTGGCAGAACTATGGCTACGATGGTTCCGACATCACCACCAACCCCTATGTAGGCAGAGAATAA
- a CDS encoding OsmC family protein produces the protein MKRLILSAVIASATLTGALAQQNDQRLNKAITDKGYFQKAWKSAPSFRDLLKRRKAAVNQFRAIPTAALHPITIRAFATAEQRAGTRHVIIREHQYLNDSGYNNGGFDLGIGTPDHVIAAIAGDIIDSYVTQAAIKGVAIDSLAINIKQTGHSLQNWGLDYTIFIDSPASDQQLEELRVLAEKNSPLYQFSIRAHKVNTTVELHKSAEELEIPPTYQPGLREFIEWETRKGEANKQLRESGQRPDKAKFGGYAYDYPYSRKNEFTPAQSESYLNPDGPTAFINPSSGVTVLQVRHHRVLQDHPQIFGGNDLGPTAVESHIGLLGSCFTHVAEGTAARNRIPLDTLNVALTAQFDPRSGRKGYEQTPLYPTDIQMRVVISSPRSEAEIRQLVADTERGCPIYNLVTNAQEIKGGIKRVIAKNK, from the coding sequence ATGAAAAGATTAATTTTGTCAGCCGTAATTGCAAGTGCTACCCTCACGGGGGCACTTGCTCAACAAAACGATCAGCGCCTGAATAAGGCCATCACCGATAAAGGCTATTTTCAGAAAGCCTGGAAGAGTGCACCATCATTTCGCGACCTGCTTAAGCGTCGCAAGGCAGCAGTCAATCAGTTCAGAGCTATCCCTACTGCAGCATTGCACCCCATCACTATCAGAGCTTTTGCCACAGCAGAGCAGCGTGCCGGCACACGTCATGTGATTATACGTGAGCATCAGTATCTGAATGACAGTGGTTACAACAATGGGGGCTTCGACCTGGGAATTGGTACTCCCGACCATGTGATTGCAGCTATTGCCGGTGATATCATCGACAGCTACGTCACACAGGCTGCTATCAAGGGCGTTGCCATCGACTCGCTTGCCATCAATATCAAGCAGACTGGGCATTCGCTGCAGAACTGGGGACTGGATTATACCATCTTTATTGATTCGCCTGCTTCTGACCAGCAACTTGAGGAGTTACGTGTCCTGGCCGAGAAAAACTCACCACTTTATCAGTTCTCTATCCGTGCGCATAAGGTAAACACAACAGTTGAACTGCATAAGAGTGCCGAGGAATTGGAGATTCCACCTACCTATCAACCAGGTTTGCGTGAGTTCATTGAGTGGGAAACGCGTAAAGGCGAGGCTAACAAGCAGCTTCGTGAAAGCGGTCAGCGTCCCGATAAGGCAAAGTTTGGTGGCTATGCATACGACTATCCTTACTCTCGTAAGAATGAGTTCACGCCTGCTCAGAGCGAGAGCTATCTGAATCCTGACGGTCCCACTGCTTTCATCAATCCCTCATCAGGTGTAACCGTACTTCAAGTGCGCCATCACAGAGTGTTGCAGGATCATCCACAGATTTTTGGTGGTAACGACCTTGGTCCTACAGCTGTTGAGAGTCATATCGGATTGCTTGGTTCGTGCTTTACCCATGTGGCAGAGGGAACCGCAGCACGCAACAGGATTCCACTTGATACCCTTAACGTAGCACTCACTGCCCAGTTCGACCCACGCAGCGGTCGCAAAGGCTACGAGCAAACCCCACTTTATCCTACCGACATACAGATGCGTGTGGTGATAAGCAGTCCACGCAGTGAGGCTGAGATCCGTCAGCTGGTTGCCGATACCGAGCGTGGATGCCCCATCTACAATCTGGTAACCAACGCGCAGGAAATCAAAGGAGGTATAAAAAGAGTAATAGCAAAGAATAAGTAA
- a CDS encoding OsmC family protein, with the protein MKKNQIVIITAALALQVSSALAQGPLNIFKSAQQKAKLEQNAPSLRNHLKERKVALEAWNAIPASDLQPVTLTANVTAKNRSGVRELRIREFHYIGDCGYAHGGQDSGVDTPTTAQAVFASDLADSYLNQAALLGIDIDSLTIEIHGQPDKVKTNRVWYPRNFLYTIYIDSPASDAELEKLAVLAEQNSAVATLVKAAVVPQLIIDQKSSPREKKVEGATLAGLREYIWGKRQALQASKAKAEAAKAKNPKADADALRKALAPKQGPWVKVFPNGVRQLTVNDKYLILHDNPAYLGGTNLGFTSIEGVLGILGTCITHISLGQAAERALDVDSISLTVEAEWDPRAGRKGFEKVSIAPQNVRYTLHVKTPESAQAVKEWIEAVEKICPMYNLFKDTQTFEHRIVRGSFKRQ; encoded by the coding sequence ATGAAAAAGAATCAGATTGTTATCATTACAGCAGCCCTTGCTTTGCAGGTTAGTAGTGCACTCGCACAGGGGCCTCTCAATATCTTTAAGTCGGCTCAGCAGAAAGCCAAGTTGGAACAGAATGCCCCTTCGTTGCGTAACCACCTGAAGGAGCGTAAGGTGGCCCTTGAGGCTTGGAATGCTATACCCGCCAGCGATTTGCAGCCAGTAACACTTACAGCCAATGTTACCGCCAAGAACCGCTCGGGCGTGCGTGAACTCCGAATCAGAGAGTTTCATTATATTGGCGACTGTGGTTATGCACATGGTGGACAGGATTCGGGTGTGGACACCCCAACTACAGCTCAGGCCGTGTTTGCTTCCGACCTTGCCGACAGCTATCTGAATCAGGCTGCGCTGCTGGGTATCGATATCGACTCGCTGACTATCGAAATCCACGGTCAGCCCGACAAGGTGAAGACCAATCGTGTGTGGTATCCACGCAACTTCCTCTACACCATCTATATTGATTCACCTGCCTCGGATGCTGAGTTGGAAAAGTTGGCAGTATTGGCAGAGCAGAACTCGGCTGTAGCCACTCTGGTGAAGGCTGCCGTAGTACCTCAACTGATTATCGATCAGAAGTCGTCACCACGCGAGAAGAAGGTTGAAGGCGCCACCTTGGCTGGACTTCGCGAGTATATCTGGGGTAAGCGTCAGGCGCTGCAGGCCAGTAAGGCTAAGGCTGAGGCAGCAAAAGCCAAGAATCCAAAGGCTGACGCAGATGCCTTGCGTAAAGCACTTGCTCCAAAGCAGGGCCCATGGGTAAAGGTTTTCCCCAATGGTGTGCGTCAGCTAACCGTAAATGATAAATATCTCATTCTGCACGATAATCCTGCTTATCTGGGTGGTACCAATCTCGGTTTTACCTCAATCGAGGGTGTGCTTGGCATCCTGGGCACCTGTATCACTCACATCTCATTGGGACAGGCAGCAGAACGCGCACTCGACGTGGATTCTATCTCGCTGACCGTCGAGGCTGAATGGGACCCACGAGCAGGTCGCAAGGGCTTTGAGAAGGTGTCGATTGCTCCACAGAATGTGCGTTATACTTTGCATGTGAAGACACCCGAAAGTGCTCAGGCCGTGAAAGAGTGGATCGAGGCTGTTGAGAAGATTTGCCCCATGTACAACCTCTTCAAGGACACACAGACATTCGAGCATCGCATCGTACGTGGTAGTTTTAAAAGACAATAA
- a CDS encoding C-GCAxxG-C-C family protein has protein sequence MMKYEPAYLLALATWPVTVCATNAQADSLRIARPAAFPAVSRHQTLDSLKAEVKLQLEQRYGQHYGCSALSLTSIAATLGSPLSEQQLRSMSEAFSGGIGHKFGEGTCGALTGAIAALGFYASGDKEKHLRLAAEVYDEFKKQQGSITCGDIYARYHFSHCDGCNLCAIQKVIEVLYREGDIHTSTIAPWQQLTEEKK, from the coding sequence ATGATGAAGTATGAGCCTGCATATTTACTCGCTTTGGCTACTTGGCCTGTAACCGTTTGTGCTACCAATGCACAGGCAGACTCACTACGCATAGCTCGTCCGGCCGCTTTTCCTGCTGTAAGCCGACATCAGACGCTCGACTCGCTGAAAGCAGAAGTGAAGCTGCAACTGGAGCAGCGGTACGGACAGCACTATGGGTGCTCGGCACTCTCACTAACCTCTATCGCTGCTACACTGGGCAGTCCACTAAGCGAGCAGCAGCTTCGAAGCATGTCGGAGGCGTTCTCGGGTGGTATCGGGCATAAGTTTGGCGAAGGCACTTGTGGCGCACTTACCGGTGCCATTGCAGCCTTAGGTTTTTATGCCAGTGGCGATAAGGAGAAACATTTGCGGTTGGCAGCTGAAGTATATGATGAGTTTAAGAAGCAACAGGGATCCATTACGTGTGGTGATATCTACGCCCGTTATCATTTTAGTCACTGCGACGGATGTAATCTCTGTGCGATACAGAAGGTGATTGAAGTTCTTTACCGTGAGGGTGATATCCACACAAGTACCATCGCCCCATGGCAGCAGTTAACAGAAGAAAAGAAATAA
- a CDS encoding FixH family protein, producing the protein MEKRVFTRISAIVFWLFSGFALTACGGSDDPVVPINIPTEDDECCNAEETFLAYTFLHNGYLKEIESLRDTIDEKYALSVYSRGGKLHAGYNDVFFALTKISNQGFVRDFSVTEISPVMTMTEKGMKHSTPTATESSLYDETFPAVQHAWISFVMSSSSMGYWELGYKATTQNKTVAHTGSVIEVSANATGQEWIKSFKYQDVNYYLSLVNPNDFQTGINTIQAYVSQQNAEKAKPWPLADQEFTIEIIPTMPDMGNHSSPDNVALTKQPSGIYEGKLNLTMTGLWDIHLVVKDKEGNIVAGGENNDSGYSNIYWSVIL; encoded by the coding sequence ATGGAAAAGAGAGTTTTTACAAGAATTAGCGCGATAGTTTTTTGGCTGTTTTCAGGTTTCGCACTCACTGCCTGCGGAGGTAGTGACGATCCAGTAGTACCTATCAATATACCAACCGAAGACGACGAATGCTGCAATGCCGAAGAGACATTTCTGGCATATACTTTCCTGCACAACGGTTATCTGAAAGAGATTGAATCGCTACGCGACACAATCGATGAGAAATATGCCCTGAGCGTTTACTCGCGAGGTGGCAAACTGCATGCAGGCTATAATGATGTGTTTTTTGCGCTGACAAAAATCTCTAATCAAGGTTTTGTTCGTGATTTTTCTGTAACAGAGATAAGTCCCGTGATGACCATGACCGAGAAAGGTATGAAGCACTCAACACCAACGGCTACAGAGAGCAGCCTTTACGATGAAACATTCCCTGCCGTACAGCACGCGTGGATATCTTTCGTAATGAGTAGTAGCAGTATGGGCTATTGGGAACTGGGATACAAGGCAACTACCCAGAATAAAACAGTTGCCCATACCGGTAGTGTTATCGAGGTTTCGGCCAATGCTACAGGCCAGGAGTGGATTAAGTCGTTCAAATATCAGGATGTAAATTATTACCTCTCGCTGGTAAATCCTAATGATTTCCAGACTGGTATAAACACTATTCAGGCATACGTGTCGCAGCAGAATGCTGAGAAAGCCAAACCCTGGCCATTGGCTGATCAGGAGTTTACTATCGAAATTATACCCACTATGCCCGATATGGGCAATCATTCTTCGCCCGATAATGTGGCTCTTACCAAACAGCCATCAGGCATATACGAAGGTAAGCTAAACCTTACCATGACAGGCCTGTGGGATATTCATCTGGTTGTAAAGGACAAAGAAGGTAACATTGTAGCAGGAGGAGAGAATAATGACAGCGGGTATAGCAATATTTATTGGAGCGTTATATTATAG
- a CDS encoding TonB-dependent receptor, which translates to MPTDSIEKEASINEVTITSTVGSKRKVAGKGRTASIEEHLLQLNNVAMVKRGAYAWEPVVNNMSTERLSTTIDGMKIFYACTDKMDPVTSYVESGNLQRVRLDSGLDGNPQATGNIGGSIDLKLRKSGFDAAPQEFNLTTGYEANGHLQVYGADAAFSSQTFYANFGAFYRDADNYRAGGHQDVPFSKFHKVNSFLNLGFRPAPNHIVEGTVIFDRATDVGYPALNMDVSDATGLITSLSYRREQLAGLFYRWETKVYYNHITHNMDDSTRPDVIIHMDMPGKSSTAGLYSLLEGSRGKHQYQLNFDCYYNTLFADMTMYVEGAKPMYMLTWPDVGTFNSGLSLSDNIRLSDTHSIHLSAKGSWQQQRINSDEGYHALEIFFPGVERSKRTFMGRVSVSYAWQKNGWRLAAGTGYGNRAPSVTESFGYFLNNAFDRYDYIGNPHLKNESAVELNTSASWQNDVIDTRLEVNAFFFHNYIIGTPDNRLSAMTIGAPGVKVYQNLKHAKIVNTAFTFSVTPLSWLRWDNKVSYSYGKESTGAHLPLIAPFTYLTALKLFHQNWEGELGGELVGKQSNYSNKYGESLTPGYAVWHISAGYQFNIHTVVANIHVGVDNLFDRYYSTYSDWNHIPQKGRNIYANLSVKL; encoded by the coding sequence TTGCCAACCGACAGTATCGAGAAAGAAGCATCGATTAACGAGGTGACTATCACCTCGACTGTCGGTTCCAAGCGCAAGGTGGCTGGCAAGGGGCGTACAGCATCGATAGAGGAGCATCTGTTGCAGTTGAACAATGTTGCCATGGTGAAACGAGGCGCATATGCCTGGGAACCAGTGGTAAACAATATGTCTACCGAGCGATTGAGTACAACTATCGATGGTATGAAGATATTCTATGCTTGTACCGATAAAATGGATCCTGTAACGTCGTATGTAGAAAGTGGTAACCTGCAGCGCGTAAGACTGGATTCGGGCCTTGATGGCAATCCACAGGCAACAGGAAATATCGGCGGAAGTATTGATCTGAAACTCCGTAAGTCGGGGTTTGATGCTGCTCCTCAGGAGTTTAACCTTACTACTGGGTATGAAGCCAACGGCCATCTGCAGGTGTATGGTGCCGATGCTGCGTTCTCGTCGCAGACGTTCTATGCCAACTTCGGCGCGTTTTATCGTGATGCAGATAATTACAGGGCTGGTGGACATCAGGATGTTCCTTTTTCCAAGTTCCATAAAGTCAATTCGTTTCTGAACCTGGGGTTCCGTCCAGCCCCAAACCACATCGTAGAGGGTACGGTCATTTTCGACCGTGCCACCGATGTTGGCTATCCGGCCCTGAATATGGATGTTAGCGATGCTACAGGACTTATCACGTCGCTTTCTTATCGCAGGGAGCAGCTTGCGGGGCTTTTCTACCGATGGGAAACCAAGGTGTACTATAATCATATCACCCATAATATGGATGATAGCACACGCCCCGACGTGATTATTCACATGGATATGCCTGGTAAAAGCAGTACGGCCGGACTCTATAGTCTGCTCGAGGGCTCAAGGGGTAAACATCAGTATCAGCTTAATTTTGATTGCTATTACAATACCCTTTTTGCTGATATGACCATGTATGTTGAGGGGGCCAAACCCATGTACATGCTTACGTGGCCTGATGTGGGTACTTTCAACAGCGGTTTGTCGTTGTCTGATAATATCCGTTTGTCTGATACGCATAGTATCCATCTGTCGGCAAAAGGCTCTTGGCAGCAGCAACGTATTAACAGCGATGAAGGCTACCACGCCTTGGAAATATTTTTCCCAGGTGTGGAACGTAGCAAGCGTACTTTTATGGGACGTGTGTCTGTAAGCTATGCCTGGCAGAAAAATGGTTGGCGATTGGCTGCTGGAACAGGATACGGTAATCGTGCACCATCGGTTACCGAGTCGTTTGGATACTTCCTGAATAATGCCTTCGACCGTTATGATTACATTGGTAATCCCCACCTTAAGAACGAAAGTGCGGTTGAGTTGAATACATCGGCTTCGTGGCAGAATGATGTGATAGATACTCGCCTAGAGGTGAATGCATTTTTTTTCCATAACTACATTATCGGTACACCCGATAACCGATTGTCGGCCATGACTATCGGAGCTCCGGGTGTGAAGGTTTACCAGAACCTAAAACATGCGAAGATTGTGAATACTGCGTTTACATTCAGTGTCACCCCTCTTTCCTGGTTGCGTTGGGACAATAAGGTGAGTTACAGTTATGGCAAGGAGAGCACTGGGGCTCATCTGCCTTTGATTGCTCCCTTTACCTATCTTACGGCATTGAAACTGTTCCATCAGAACTGGGAAGGAGAATTGGGTGGCGAACTGGTTGGCAAACAGAGCAACTACAGCAATAAATATGGCGAGAGTCTTACACCAGGCTATGCTGTATGGCATATCAGTGCCGGTTATCAGTTTAACATCCATACGGTTGTAGCTAATATCCATGTGGGTGTTGATAACCTGTTTGATCGTTACTATTCTACCTATTCAGATTGGAATCATATTCCCCAAAAGGGTCGTAACATCTATGCCAATCTATCGGTGAAGTTGTAG
- a CDS encoding RidA family protein: MKQVISTNQAPAAIGPYSQAIRVGNLLYTSGQIPINPATGSFVEGGIKEQTRQSLTNIKAILEEAGLTMAHVVKTTVFMADMNDFADMNAVYAEFFAEPYPARSAVAVKTLPKGALVEIEVVAAE, from the coding sequence ATGAAACAAGTTATCAGCACCAATCAGGCACCAGCTGCCATCGGTCCTTACAGTCAGGCCATCCGTGTAGGCAACCTGCTCTACACCTCAGGTCAGATACCCATCAATCCTGCAACAGGAAGTTTTGTAGAGGGTGGCATCAAGGAGCAGACCCGTCAATCGCTCACCAACATCAAAGCCATTCTTGAAGAAGCAGGCTTAACCATGGCCCATGTGGTGAAGACAACCGTATTTATGGCCGACATGAACGACTTTGCCGACATGAATGCCGTTTATGCCGAGTTCTTTGCTGAGCCATATCCAGCCCGTTCGGCTGTGGCTGTAAAAACACTCCCCAAGGGTGCTTTGGTTGAAATTGAAGTTGTAGCTGCTGAATAA